A stretch of the Acyrthosiphon pisum isolate AL4f chromosome A2, pea_aphid_22Mar2018_4r6ur, whole genome shotgun sequence genome encodes the following:
- the LOC103309399 gene encoding uncharacterized protein LOC103309399 — protein sequence MERKMSVAEMMFRWMSGVTREDRIINEYLFKRYRIGVASIVDKMRENRLRWLGLVSRREITEAVSMTKNKSVDRKRRRGKPKKRWFEVIECDMRMTAVCKDHSKWKLRTRVADPK from the coding sequence ATGGAGAGGAAAATGAGTGTTGCGGAGATGATGTTTAGGTGGATGAGTGGAGTTACGAGAGAGGACAGAATAATAAATGAGTACCTATTTAAGAGGTATAGAATAGGAGTGGCTTCAATAGTTGACAAAATGCGTGAGAATAGGTTGAGATGGCTAGGACTTGTTTCAAGAAGAGAAATAACTGAGGCAGTTTCAATGACGAAGAACAAGAGTGTGGATAGAAAAAGAAGAAGAGGAAAACCAAAAAAGAGATGGTTTGAAGTTATAGAGTGCGATATGAGAATGACTGCTGTTTGTAAGGATCATAGTAAGTGGAAATTAAGGACCAGGGTGGCCGACCCAAAATAG